The Prionailurus bengalensis isolate Pbe53 chromosome E2, Fcat_Pben_1.1_paternal_pri, whole genome shotgun sequence region atgagtcatccaggtgccccaatttttaaattttttaaaatgtttatttatttttgagagagtgcaagtgggggaggagcagagaaagagggagtcagaatctgaagcattctccaggatctgagctgtcagcacagagcccaacatggggctcaaatccatggaccacaagatcatgacctgagctgaagtcagtcacttaaccaactgagccatccaggcgcccctctttttttctttgaagtaatccctagaggggcccctgggtggctcagttggttgagcatccgacttcagctcaggtcatgatctcacagtctgtgagttcaagccctgtgtcgggctctgtgctgacagctcagagcctggaacctgcttcagattctgaagcagagtctccctctctctctgcccctcccctgctcatgctctgtttctctctctgtcaaaaataaataaacattaaaaaaaattaaagtaatccCTAGAGAtgcccaatgttgggctcaagTTCAtcaccctgagatgaagagtcgcatactctacagactgagccagcccggtgcTTCCTTTGTTtctagcttttttgttttgttttgttttgtttttgatgttcatttgtttattttgagagagagagagagaaagtgagcacatgcaaattggggaggggcacacagagagagaaaccaaagcaggctccacactgtcagcccagaacccgatgtggggctcacacccatgaaccgtgagatcatgacctgggccaaaaccaagagtcagatgcttacctgactgagccacccaggcgcccctgttttgcttCTTTAAAGTTGCCATCCGAATAAGTGTGAAGTCTGATCCTTATCACTTTTGATTGGTTTTACTGGGGCATCATATCGGAGTCCTTGTTTCCCCAAACCTCACACATCCAGGCTTTGTCAAATCCCAGCACTTACAGCTCTAAGCATTTCCCCCCACTTCTGCGCCCAGCGCCCAGAGGGTGACCCACCTTGCACGTGGCTGACTGCCACCTGCTATGcttgcccctcacccctcacctctCCTTACAGGCTTTCCCCACTCAGCAGGCACAATAATCTTTACAACCATGGATTAAATcaccccctcccttgctttcaaGCCTCCAGTAGCCTCCTGCTGTGAGTAGATTGTAATCCAAATTGCTCAAGGTGTTCCTACAAGGCCCGCTGAGCCAGTCTCTCCAAACCCACCCAGCACTTACCCCGAAGCTCGTTGCTGTTGTGCCATTGTTCTTCCCCAGGACCTTTACACTTGCTGCcttaggttgtttttattttgttttgttttgttttgtttctgcttaGAATGGCCCTGCTCACATATCTGGCCCTTTGCCATTCAGATCTCAGATTAAGTACCTTATCCTCTGTTCTGATCACCCCCTATTCACCCCACTGGTGAAGGAGACATATCCCACCCTAAGTGGTTTCAGATGGCTGAACACAGACACCAAACACAGGATGGATGAGACTAACATTTGTCGCATACACTCACAGCTCAGAAGAGGAGACCCCATGCACCATGGGAGTCTCACTGGGTTGATTTCAGAAAGGTAGTGAACCTCAAGGGGCTGCAGGAGGCAGCCTTTGTAGACAGAGGAGTGTGGGAGCTTTGGGATTGTTGGAAGAGGACAATGTTGGCTTGTCTGGATAATTTCACGGGCCAGCAGGGAACTGGAACTCGGGAGAATGCGGACCAGTGAGGTGCAGTCGGTCTAGGAGGTGGGGATGAGGCAGCTGGTCCAATTCTAGTAGGAACACTAGCCAAAGGGGCAGGCTGTGTCACTAGGTGGGGACACACCTGGCCAGAGCACGGGAACTCACACTGAGGCTTACACTCTGGGGTCCTGTGAGATCAAAGATGTCCAGGAAGCACTTGGAATATTTGATCTTACAATACACCCACAGAAAAGCCATTCTTGCACCCAAACTAAAATACTACTCTTAATTACTCTGTCATGTATTCTTATTTCATTGTAAAGACAATTTCCATCATTATCTGAAGTTTTGtgaagtgtttccttttttttcttttttttgaaagagagaaagagagagagagggagagaagaatcttaagcaggctccacactcagcacagagcccgatgcatggctcaatcccaggatcctgggatcacaacctgagccaaaattaacagatgctcaactgactgagcgacccaggctctcctgaaaagtttgttttttatgtgcTCAACTCTCCACACCATAGAGAGTAAGGTCCACGGGGTAGAGACCTCGTGTCTTGTTTATTGCTATGTATCCAATGCTAGGAAAATGCATGGATAACACTGGTGCCCAAAATAGGTATATTTTTTGGATggctggatgaatggatggatggggtaggtgggtgggtggatggatggaatgggaggatgggtaggtggatggatgggtggatgggtgaatggatgggtgggtgggtggagggatggatggagggatgggtggatgtatgtatgtatgggtgggtgggtggatggatgggtggatggagggatggagggatgggtagagggatggatggatggatgggtgggtggatggatagatggatgggtcgCTGGATGgatggagatggatggatggatgggtgatgggtagatggataggtggatgtgtggatggatgggtggagatGAAAacatgggtgggtggatgggtggatggatgggtagatgggtggatggagatggatggatgagtggatgaatggatagatggatgggtgggtggatgggtggatggatggatggatagatgggtggatggatggatggatagagggatggatggatgggtggatgggtggttggatggaaggatggatggatgggtggatggatggatgggtggatgggcagatcgatggatggatggatgggtgggtggatggatgggtgggtggatgggtagatggatggatggagatggacggatgggtggatgggtggatggatgggtgtatgtatggatgggtggatggatgggtagatggatggatggagatgggtggatggatggatggatggagggatggatggatgggtggatgggtggttggatggaaggatggatggatgggtgggtggatggatagatggatgggtggatggatggatggatggagggatgggtggatggatggatggagggatggatgggtggatggatggatggatggatggatgggtggatgggcagatcgatggatggatggatgggtgggtggatggatgggtgggtggatgggtagatggatggatggagatggacggatggttggatggatgggtgggtggatggatgaatggattgatgggtgggtggtggatggagggatggagggatggatgggtggatgggtggatgtaTGGGTAGATGGAGGatggagatggatggatgaatggatggatggatgcatgcatggatgcatggatgggtggatgaatggatggatagatggatgagatGTGGGCAAGGactgaaggagagggaggaaatccAAGCTGACTCACAACTTCCTGCCTGAAAGGATTTGTTGGATCGATGGAGGTGCTGATCCCCACAATGTGTACCCAGGAAGGAGAGTGGCTTATGGAGAGCAAGTGTTTTCAACAGTAATGCATGTGAGGTGAATGCCAAACATTCTGGGGTGTGGGTGGACAGAGAATTATCATGTAGACAGTCTGATGTAATAGtaactagtatttttttaattgacatataagttatattagcttcaggtgttcAAAGTAGCTAATATTATTGAGAGCTAGCCAGATATATGCTAGCTGATCTTCCAAAATTTCTCTTCCAGATACTCCACCTGATGGCTCATCCTCACTGGAGAGCCAGTCAGTATGTTGTCTGGAAGTCTTTCCTGGAACTCCAAGGAAAGGTGAGTCATGAGCCATGTATCTGGTAGAATACACAAGGCTACACGTATCAGACTGTCCAATGGACTagatcaagcaaaaaaaaaaaaaatatttaatgtttgcaTTAAAGAAAAGCATAACAAGACATCTTGACATGGGTGGTTGGTTTCTGCACATAAACTCTGCCTTATGTGGCCAGTTAGCAACACGATCAAATCCCTAACTTCCTGCTGTTACACTTGTCCTAAGATTTGTCACctcatggttgcaagatggcAACCAAACCATTTCATGCaagtgaattccaagcagggaaaaaaaaaaagagagagacaaaagattttcttcttcatgagagtatcatttttttaaatttattttattttgagagagagagagagacagacagacagacagacagcaggggaggggcagagagagaaggaaggagggagaatcccaagcaggctccacactgtcagcacagagcccaatgcagggctcgaactcatgaactgtgagatcgtgacctgagccaagatcaagagtcagttgctcaactgactgagccacccattcacccatccatccacccataaAATCTTTTCAACAAGCTTCCCCCTTCCCGGTGGTCATCCCTTTGCACCTCATTGGTTGGAACTGGGGCACATTCCCAGACCAGCCACTGGCAACAGGGAATGAGATTGTTCATGACTGGTTTAGCCAAACTGTGATTCATCCTCTGGGGCTTGTGAAGGGACAGCATATGGCTGGTATCAGGCATCAGCTCccggggcatctggctggctcagtagtggagcaagtgactcttgatctctgggtggtgagatagagccccactttcagtgtagagattgctttaaaataaaatctaaaaaggggctcctgggtggctcagtcggttaagcggccgacttcagctcaggtcatgatctcacagttagtgagttcaagtcccacatcaggctctgtgctgacagctcagagcctggagcctgcttcagattctgtgtctctgtctctctctgttcctcccccactcacactatgtctctctctctcaaaaataaaaagagattaaaaatttttttttaaaaacctaaaaaaaaaaaaaaaaaaaaagaacagcatccATCACCTTAATAAAATTGGGACTGTTGGTGAAGAAGAAATGAGTATGGGCTGCTGGACAGAGAGTATCATTGTCAACAAGAACACAAATGATTCTGGACATCTTTCAAAGGTGTCTTTATGCACTGGGCATAGCACATGGCCAATATGTGGTAACTCCATTTTCGttctcatcattattttaaacttttctattttcctgataTTCCCCATGTCTGAAAATAAGAGCCCTTTCTCTACAGGAAAACACTAGGACTTCTACAAAATCCAAGCATTACTGTCACAATTATctttgttcaattaaaaaaaaatgtaggggtgcctgggtggcttagtcggttaagggtccgacttcagctcaggtcatgatctcacggttcgtgggttcgagctctgcatcatgATCtatgctgatggttcagagcctggagcctgtttcggattctgtgtctccttctctctctgtctctccccactagtgctctctctctctctctctctcaaaaataaaatattaaaaaaaataaatacaataaattaaaaaaaaacctttctacaTGAAATAGAATCACCATTGATGAAAGGGAAGTGCAAATTGTATATTTATAAACTCAGAAGTATTGATATTTATCAATACACATTAAGGGAGGAATAAGATAACTTTATCAGCggatgaatggatcaacaaaatatggtatatatacatacaatggaatattattcagacttaaaatggaatgaaattttgtctttttttaaaaaatttttttaacgtttatttatttttgagacagagagagacagagcatgaatgggggagggacagagagagagggagacacagaatcggaagcaggctccaggctccgagccatcagcccagagcctgacgcggggctcgaacccacagaccgagagatcgtgacctgagccgaagtcggacacttaaccgactgagccacccaggcgccccaaaatggaatgaaattttgATACTTGCTACAGCATAGATGtacttcaaaaacattatgctaagtcaggggcacctgggtggctcagctggttaagcatccatccatccacccataaAATCTTTTCAATAAGCTTCCCCCTTCCCAGTGGTCTCTTGGTCTCAGCTTGAGACTCTCCACCTtgagactcttggtctcagctcaggtcttgatctcaggattcaagccctgcattggattgtaagaaaaaagaaaacattatgttaagtcaAATGAGCCAAtacaattccacttatatgaggtacttaaaTAAGTCACACTGGAGACAGAGAGtggaccaggggctgggggtgggggaggaatggggagttagtgtttaatagGCACAGAGTTTCTGTTGAGGACGAACGAAAATTTCTGGAAATGGACCGTGCTGATGATTGCACAACGTTGTGAATGTGCTTAATATCATTGAGTCAGTCTTAcccttaaaaacagttaaaatgctacattttatgtgtattttcctagaattcaaaataaaagagtGCATGCATTCCTTGTGAGAGAGTCCCAGGATCAAATTTAGATCTCTTTTTTAGCCTTCCTTTAGGTCCAATATTATGGACCTCTGGGGACATTCAACTACAAAAggatgatctctttttttttttttttttttttttatgagagggagagatagcaggggaggggcagagagagagaatcccaaacaggttctgcactgtcactgcagagcccaatgtggggctcaaactcacaaactgtgagtgagacacgacctgagccaaaatcaagagtcagatgcttaactgacttagccacccagccaccctggcctccacccacagGATGGTCGTAGCTGGTGCCCCACCCCTCAGTTGCTAGGGCCCAAAATATCTCCAGACCTTGCTAGAAACCCCCTAGGGGAGGACACAATCATCCTGGTGAGCACCACTGTTCTAGATTGTGCATTCACATCTCTACCAAGTAGATTTCCCCAAAGAGACATTTAGCAAAGGGCTTAGAGAGCAGACAAGTTCTCCAGTGCCCATGCACAGCGGCCTTTTTTCAAAGGCAGAAACCTTGGGAGCGCTGCCTTCTCAAACTTCAGCGTGCAGGCAAATCAGACAGCAGTCCCGGTAGGGATGCAGTTCGGGGTTCTGTAGCTGGGGAGTGGGGCTCACTTTCCCATTTGCGACCAGCTCCTTGTGGGCCCATGTGGGATTTCAGTATCTTCCCCGGGAGGACCCGAGTGAACCCGTGGCTGAGGCTGACAGCCTCCTCTAGGTGCCCTTGCTGTGTTCCATCAGCAGGTGCTGGAGGTGCTCCAGGACGTGGACACCCCGTTTGAGTCGCCAGGATAGACTCCTGTGCCCGAGGACAGTTTCCCTGTTAGTGCCTTTGCTTCCCATGAGAACAGTACCAAGCCCCCCAGGCTCCATCCAGAAAAGCATCCCGAGGATATTGCAGAACAAATAGGCACCAAGAGACCGTGGTTTGCTTTCGCCCTCCGATCCACGAACAGTGGCTGATGAGTCTCCCATGGACCCCCCTCCTCACTCCCCTCCCTTAGATCCCCGGGAAACCTACAAGGACTACGTCCGCAGGAAGTTTCGGCTGATGCAAGACCGAAATGCGCGCCTGGGGGAGTGCGTCAACCTCAGCCGCAGGTACACCCGCCTCCTCCTGGTGAAGGAGCACTCAACTCCCATGTGGGCCCAGCAGAAGCTTTTGGACACAGGCTGGGGACAGGCAAGAGCCGTGGGGCACCAGGCCAGCCTCATCCAGATGGAGACCCTCTTTGAGCCGGACGAGGAGCGCCCCGAGCCCCCGCGCACTGTGGTCCTGCAGGGAGCGGCCGGGATGGGCAAGTCCATGCTGGCCCACAAGGTGATGCTCGACTGGGCCGACGGGAAGCTCTTCCAAGGCAGGTTTGATTATCTCTTCTACATCAACTGCAGGGAGATGAACCAGAGCACCTCGGAGCAGAGCGCCCGGGACCTCATCTCCAGCTGCTGGCCGGAGCCCAGCGTGCCCCTCCAGGAGCTTGTCCGAGTCCCCGAGCGCCTCTTGTTCATCGTCGATGGCTTCGACGAGCTAAAACCCTCTTTCCACCACCCTCAGGGCCCCTGGTGCCTCTGCTGGGAGGAGAAACGGCCCACTGAGCTTCTCCTCCGCAGCCTGCTTGGGAAGAAGCTGCTGCCTGAGCTGTCCATGATCATCACCACCAGGCCCACGGCTCTGGACAAGCTCCAGCGCTTGCTGGAGCATCCCAGGCACGTGGAGATCCTGGGCTTCTCGGAGGCCGAGAGGCGGGAGTACTGCTACAAGTATTTCCACAATGCAGAGCAGGCCGCTCAAGTCTTCAGCTTCATGAGGGACAACGAGCCCCTGTTCACTCTGTGCTTTGTCCCCATGGTGTGCTGGGTCGTGTGCACCTGCCTCAAGCAGCAGCTGGAGGACGGGGGGCTCCTACGACAGACGTCCAGGACCACCACGGCCGTGTACCTGCTCTACCTCCTGAGTCTGATGCAGCCCAAGCCGGGGagccccaccctgcaccccccGGCCAACCAGAGGGCGCTGTGCTCTCTGGCGGCGGACGGCGTCTGGAATCAGAAGATCCTCTTTGAGGAGCAGGACCTCCGGAAGCATGGCCTCGATGGGGCAGATGTCTCCTCCTTCCTCAACATGAACATCTTCCAGAAGGACATCAACTGTGAAAAGTTCTACAGCTTCATCCACCTCAGCTTCCAGGAATTCTTTGCCGCCATGTACTACATCCTGGGCGCCGGGGAGACCGGGTCCAGCCCAGAGCAGAGCGTGACGAGGCTGTTGGCGGAGTACGGGTTTTCGGGAAGGAGCTTCTTGGGGCTCACCGTGCGCTTCCTGTTTGGCCTCCTGAACGAGGAGACCAGGAGCTACCTGGAGAAGAGTCTCTGCTGGGAGGTCTCGCCTCACGTCAAGCTGGAGCTGCTGGCCTGGATCCAAAGCAAAGCTCGGAGCGAGGGCTCCACCCTCCAGCAGGGCTCCCTGGAGCTCTTCAGCTGCCTGTACGAGATCCAGGAGGAGGAGTTTATCCAACAAGCCCTGAGCCACTTTCGAGTGCTTGTCGTCGGCAACATCACCACCAAGATGGAGCACGTGATTGCCTCCCTGTGCGTGAAAAACTGCAGGAACGCCCTGACCGTGCGGCTGCACGGGGCTGCCTACAGCCCGGAAGAGCACGGTGGCGGGAAATGGACTTCCGGGCCCCAGGCGCTACCCGCACCGTCGTAAGTACCCGGTGGGGCTCGCTCTCCAGGTTCATGATCTCAGCTGGGGATGATTtttgcccccaccccaggagacACTTGGCAATATCCGGGGAAGGGTTGGGTGGTCACCActagaggaggtggggggaggggaggttgcTGTGGTATCTGGAGggaagaggccagggatgctacaAAGATATCCcaccggggggcgcctgggtggctcagttggttaaacgtctgacttcggctcaggtcacgatctcacggtttgtgggttggagccccatgtagggctccgtgctgacagctcggagcctggagcctgcttcacattctgtgtctccctctctctctgcccctcccccgctcatgctctctctctgtctctgtctctcaaaaataaataaacattaaaaaaaaaaaaaaaaaagacatcccaCCGTGCCCAGGACGGCCCCCCAAAACACAGGATGGTGTGGTCCTCACGTTGTCAACAGTGTCCAGGTTAGTGTCCTGCTCCTAATCAGGACTCGTTAGGAGTAAATTGGGGCCCCTGTCAAGGACAGTGTTTCCAGCCAACAAATGTTATCACGGGCACTTTCCTACAGAGTCCAGACAGCGGTGAACACGCCAGTGGTGCCCCCTGCCAGGACTAACATCCTcatgggaagggagagagccaAGGGCAGTAAATAAGTCAACAGGCAAACGAGCAAACAAGACTCGATCATTAGGGTAGTTTCATATAGAGAGAACTgctatgaggaaaataaaacagggtgGGGTGATAGGCGGCGACAGGGAGGGCTGGGCGGTGTGAAGGGGgtggatgaaggaaggaagatctCAGGAAGTGACTCTTTGAGCTTTTtggctaagatttttttttttaattacaattttttttaatgtttatttttgagagagacagagtgtgaacgggggaggggcagggagggagggagacagaatctgaagcaggctccaggctctgacttgtcagcacagagcctgaggcagggcttgaacccacggaccgtgagattgtgacctgagccgaagtcggatgcttaaggaagtgagccacccgggtgccccactaagactttgttttggtttgggttccCCAAGGAGTAACCCTTAGACAAAAGGATTTGAATGTAAGTAGAATAAGAGAGGAAAGtcatcctttttccttccttccaccctcttAGGTGCAGAACAGAGGCCTGTAAATTAAACTCACAAAAGACAGattcacagagaaaaacaaagagaagttcATTAGGTGTTTACTaattccggggcacctggctagctcagttggtagaacatgtgacttctgatcttggggtcatgagttcaagccccaggttgggcacacacacaaaaaaaaggtttattaGTTCATCTGCACTTACACGGGGGAGTACCCAGAGATGAGTAACTCAAAGGGCTGGCTAGAACCTGGGCTTTTATAGCGTCCTAACACAAGAACAATACATTTTTAGAGATATggcaagacaaaggaaaaggacagTGAGCTTCTCTGGAGGTTAACTGTGGGAAGGCAAAAATACGGGGGAAACAGATGGGGTAAGGTGTATTTGTACAGGTCCTTCCTGGAGCTGTAGGGGAGGAaaattctcctcctccctctttgggTCTCTGGCTGGGCCTGAGAATTAAACTGACATATGACAGATTCACAGGAGGAAAGCAGACACgttttaatgaatttttacatGTGCTTGAAAGCCTGCATCAGAGCCGGAAGCTCTCATACattcagataaaaaaaacaatcaactTGCAAAGAATTGACAAGCCATCTGAGGACATGTCAAGCTGAATTTTGAATCAGCTTTATAAATGTCATTACATAGAGAGAGCTACCTTAAAAGAtctctgggggagcctgggtggctcagtcggttaagcatctaactttggctcaggtcttgatctcgcggttcgtgagttcaagccccacttcaggctctgtgctgacagcactccagattctctgtctccttatctctctgcccctcccctactcacgctctctgtgtgtctcaaaataagtcaataaaaacttcaacaacaaaaaaaaaacctgtgaaattaggggcgcccagctggctcagtcagtgagtgtgtgactgttgatcttggggttgtgagtttgagccccacattgggcgtagagtttacttaaaaaaaaaaaaaaagaattgataagACAAAGCACTCTGGGCTGGGGGCAGTCAATAGTGAAGAAGTaataaggtttgtttatttaggCTTCTTGGTCCTGAATTCACTCTCTGGTGATCAGGATCCCTCCCTTCATTCTGGTGGAGGGAGGAGATTCTTCACACGGGAGACTGATCTGTTCTCAGAGAAGAGCCAGATGGTGGTGGGGTAGGCATCAGGGACCCTTCTCAGACTCGTTCAGCTTGAGGTTTTTCCATCTTCGTGGCCATAAAACTTCCCCAGGAGAGGGGCCCTATGGGAGTCGTCACTTTCACAAGTGGTCGGGATGGGAAGATTTCTTTCTGCACCTTGTTTGCCTCaaactcaaaataatccttatgccaaagtggcatatttgggggtggCATATTCTGGTCCCCTAGAGGACTTTCTTTGGGAAGTGGTCCCAGCAAGTCGAGAAGACAAGGAAGGGAGGCAGCCAACAAAGGGAACCCCATCCAGCTCGTCACCAATGGGACTCAGACgtacctcccacccctcctcgaggcaggggggcaggggtcTTGAGCTGTGCATGAATCACGTGTAAGTGGGTGGGGGTCGGCTCACAGGGTCTCCCAGTCGGCTTGACAGACATCTGCTTCTGACTTAAGCCGTGTGACAATCCAGGAAGGAGAGGTGTCTAGGACCAGGGGATACAGATAATAGGGTCGATGTGCTGACGTCTCACTCCGACTGGACGCTTACTTCCAGTGACCGTGCTGCCTGGCTCTTCACAAATCTTCATCCCATGTGGAATCACAGCTCTGCTAACCAGCTTCCGCACTGACCTAGATGCCATAAATGCACACTAAATGCTTTTCTGTAGGGCCGTGTGCCCAGGACTTTACGTTATTGTGCTCCGGGACGCAAGAAGGTCATGGTGGCCAATAGCCCGGGGTCTGGAGTCACGCACACGTGGCttagaatcccagctccactgctCCCTAGCTGTGCGGCTTTGCGCAAGTCCCTTCTGCTTGTCAAGCCTCAGTCTTTCTATGCGGAAAATGGGATTTCAATGCCGGCCTTTTTGGGTTCGTGTAAAGGGTCAACAGTGGGTTGGTTGCGTACAGGGTCAGAAATCAACAGGTGCTGATGTCACTTTTACACCGTGATGTTTTCGTAACAGTGTGGACACTCTGTGTGCAATGATTTGTTAAACCCACCGGTACGTATAACTCTGTCATAGTTAAGGCCTCTAGGGTTTGGGGGGGTCAcacaattttacatatttatttatattatatatttacattatgtatgtatttatatatatttacatgaaatatataaatatatatataattgcatatGAGTATAACCttatatgtaataattataaatatattataaacataggttttaaaaaaaaatttttttaacatt contains the following coding sequences:
- the NLRP12 gene encoding NACHT, LRR and PYD domains-containing protein 12 isoform X1 → MPRAPLSDSLCRLSAYLEELEAVELKKFKLYLGALPEAEGGRIPWGKLEPAGPLDTAQLLVAHCGPGAAWPLALGLFQRINRRDLWERGQREDPVRDTPPDGSSSLESQSVCCLEVFPGTPRKDPRETYKDYVRRKFRLMQDRNARLGECVNLSRRYTRLLLVKEHSTPMWAQQKLLDTGWGQARAVGHQASLIQMETLFEPDEERPEPPRTVVLQGAAGMGKSMLAHKVMLDWADGKLFQGRFDYLFYINCREMNQSTSEQSARDLISSCWPEPSVPLQELVRVPERLLFIVDGFDELKPSFHHPQGPWCLCWEEKRPTELLLRSLLGKKLLPELSMIITTRPTALDKLQRLLEHPRHVEILGFSEAERREYCYKYFHNAEQAAQVFSFMRDNEPLFTLCFVPMVCWVVCTCLKQQLEDGGLLRQTSRTTTAVYLLYLLSLMQPKPGSPTLHPPANQRALCSLAADGVWNQKILFEEQDLRKHGLDGADVSSFLNMNIFQKDINCEKFYSFIHLSFQEFFAAMYYILGAGETGSSPEQSVTRLLAEYGFSGRSFLGLTVRFLFGLLNEETRSYLEKSLCWEVSPHVKLELLAWIQSKARSEGSTLQQGSLELFSCLYEIQEEEFIQQALSHFRVLVVGNITTKMEHVIASLCVKNCRNALTVRLHGAAYSPEEHGGGKWTSGPQALPAPLRPETNVLPDAYSKQLAAALSTNPHLRELLLDRNALGSRGVRLLCEGLRHPSCKLQNLRLKRCCVAPSACQDLAAALMANQNLRRMDLSGNGLGLPGVKMLCQGLRHPRCRLQAIQLRKCELEAGACQEIASVLSTNQHLVELDLAGNSLEDLGLRLLCQGLRHPVCRLRILWLKICDLTAAACEDLTSILSVNCSLRELDLSLNDLGDPGVLLLCEGLRHPQCRLQTLRLGICRLGSAACEGLGAVLQVNPHLRELDLSFNDLGDRGMWPLCEGLGHPTCRLQKLWLDSCGLTAKACEHLASALGVSQTLTELYLTNNALGDTGVRLLCKGLSHPGCKLRVLWLFGMDLNKMTHRRLDALRGTRPHLDIGC
- the NLRP12 gene encoding NACHT, LRR and PYD domains-containing protein 12 isoform X2, whose amino-acid sequence is MPRAPLSDSLCRLSAYLEELEAVELKKFKLYLGALPEAEGGRIPWGKLEPAGPLDTAQLLVAHCGPGAAWPLALGLFQRINRRDLWERGQREDPVRDTPPDGSSSLESQSVCCLEVFPGTPRKDPRETYKDYVRRKFRLMQDRNARLGECVNLSRRYTRLLLVKEHSTPMWAQQKLLDTGWGQARAVGHQASLIQMETLFEPDEERPEPPRTVVLQGAAGMGKSMLAHKVMLDWADGKLFQGRFDYLFYINCREMNQSTSEQSARDLISSCWPEPSVPLQELVRVPERLLFIVDGFDELKPSFHHPQGPWCLCWEEKRPTELLLRSLLGKKLLPELSMIITTRPTALDKLQRLLEHPRHVEILGFSEAERREYCYKYFHNAEQAAQVFSFMRDNEPLFTLCFVPMVCWVVCTCLKQQLEDGGLLRQTSRTTTAVYLLYLLSLMQPKPGSPTLHPPANQRALCSLAADGVWNQKILFEEQDLRKHGLDGADVSSFLNMNIFQKDINCEKFYSFIHLSFQEFFAAMYYILGAGETGSSPEQSVTRLLAEYGFSGRSFLGLTVRFLFGLLNEETRSYLEKSLCWEVSPHVKLELLAWIQSKARSEGSTLQQGSLELFSCLYEIQEEEFIQQALSHFRVLVVGNITTKMEHVIASLCVKNCRNALTVRLHGAAYSPEEHGGGKWTSGPQALPAPSPETNVLPDAYSKQLAAALSTNPHLRELLLDRNALGSRGVRLLCEGLRHPSCKLQNLRLKRCCVAPSACQDLAAALMANQNLRRMDLSGNGLGLPGVKMLCQGLRHPRCRLQAIQLRKCELEAGACQEIASVLSTNQHLVELDLAGNSLEDLGLRLLCQGLRHPVCRLRILWLKICDLTAAACEDLTSILSVNCSLRELDLSLNDLGDPGVLLLCEGLRHPQCRLQTLRLGICRLGSAACEGLGAVLQVNPHLRELDLSFNDLGDRGMWPLCEGLGHPTCRLQKLWLDSCGLTAKACEHLASALGVSQTLTELYLTNNALGDTGVRLLCKGLSHPGCKLRVLW